In Cytobacillus oceanisediminis, the following proteins share a genomic window:
- the dapA gene encoding 4-hydroxy-tetrahydrodipicolinate synthase: MFLFGRVSTAMVTPFDHKGHIDFPKTTQLINHLIENGTDSLVIAGTTGESPTLTKEEKLALFKHTVKVADKRVPVIAGTGSNNTYESIELTKKAEQIGVDAIMIVAPYYNKPNQEGLYQHFKAIAESTSLPVMVYNIPGRSSVNILPETIIRLSEISNIAAVKEASGDLNAMAKIIANTDDDFMLYSGDDGLTLPCMAIGGTGIVSVASHVIGNEMQEMITAYLNGENEKAAKIHQKILPIMEGLFAAPSPVPVKTALQLKGLDVGSVRLPMVPLTEQERSAVASLFK, encoded by the coding sequence ATGTTTCTATTTGGCCGAGTATCAACAGCAATGGTAACGCCATTCGATCATAAGGGACATATTGATTTCCCTAAAACGACACAGCTTATCAATCATCTTATTGAAAACGGTACAGATTCATTGGTCATTGCCGGAACTACCGGCGAGTCGCCAACACTGACAAAAGAGGAAAAGCTGGCATTATTCAAACACACAGTGAAAGTGGCTGACAAACGCGTGCCTGTTATTGCCGGCACTGGAAGCAATAATACGTATGAATCCATTGAATTAACGAAAAAAGCAGAGCAAATTGGTGTAGATGCCATCATGATCGTGGCACCTTATTACAATAAACCAAATCAGGAAGGGCTTTATCAGCATTTCAAGGCAATTGCGGAAAGCACAAGCCTCCCAGTAATGGTTTATAATATTCCGGGACGCTCTTCAGTCAATATTCTGCCTGAAACGATCATCCGCCTTTCGGAAATCTCAAACATCGCGGCAGTTAAAGAAGCAAGCGGAGATCTGAATGCAATGGCAAAAATCATTGCCAATACGGATGATGACTTCATGCTTTATAGCGGTGATGACGGGCTTACTCTTCCATGCATGGCAATTGGCGGAACTGGAATCGTATCTGTGGCTTCCCATGTGATTGGCAATGAAATGCAGGAAATGATCACAGCTTATCTGAATGGTGAAAATGAAAAGGCTGCAAAAATCCATCAAAAAATTCTTCCGATCATGGAAGGCCTTTTTGCTGCCCCAAGCCCTGTGCCTGTAAAAACAGCACTGCAGCTTAAAGGGCTCGATGTCGGATCCGTCCGTCTTCCAATGGTTCCGTTGACAGAACAGGAACGCAGCGCAGTTGCTTCCCTTTTTAAATAA
- a CDS encoding M16 family metallopeptidase → MIKKYTCQNGVRVVLENIPTVRSVAIGVWIGTGSRNEIPENNGISHFLEHMFFKGTKTRSAREIAESFDSIGGQVNAFTSKEYTCYYAKVLDTHSDFALEVLSDMFFNSTFVDEELNKEKNVVYEEIKMYEDTPDDIVHDLLSKAIYENHSLGYPILGTEGTLATFNGETLKQYMHETYTPENVVISIAGNIEESFIKEVEKYFGSYEGGKRERSEQKPEFHSNHLARKKDTEQAHLCLGFEGLQVGHEDIYNLIVLNNILGGSMSSRLFQDVREQKGLAYSVFSYHSAFQDSGIVTLYGGTGAKQLDVLFDTIQETLATLKKEGITDKELNNSKEQLKGSLMLSLESTNSRMSRNGKNELLLGRHRSMDEIVEEIDAVSMQGVNDMANSIFTDQYSVALISPDGELPKNL, encoded by the coding sequence TTGATCAAGAAATATACATGCCAAAACGGAGTAAGAGTCGTACTAGAAAACATTCCAACCGTCCGTTCAGTTGCGATCGGAGTATGGATCGGAACAGGTTCACGAAACGAGATTCCCGAAAATAATGGAATCTCTCATTTCCTCGAGCACATGTTTTTTAAGGGAACGAAAACAAGATCAGCCCGGGAAATTGCCGAGAGCTTTGATAGCATTGGCGGCCAGGTGAACGCCTTCACTTCAAAAGAATATACATGTTACTACGCAAAAGTGCTGGATACCCATTCTGACTTTGCTCTTGAAGTGCTTTCTGATATGTTTTTTAACTCCACCTTTGTGGATGAAGAACTGAACAAAGAAAAGAATGTTGTTTACGAAGAAATCAAAATGTATGAAGACACGCCTGATGATATCGTACATGACCTTTTGAGCAAAGCAATCTATGAGAACCACTCTCTTGGCTATCCGATCCTTGGCACAGAAGGAACTCTGGCCACGTTCAATGGTGAAACATTAAAACAGTATATGCATGAAACATACACACCTGAAAATGTCGTAATCTCCATTGCCGGAAATATCGAGGAGTCTTTCATCAAGGAAGTAGAAAAATACTTTGGATCCTATGAAGGCGGAAAGAGAGAACGCTCTGAGCAGAAGCCTGAATTCCATTCAAACCATCTTGCCCGTAAAAAGGATACCGAGCAGGCACATCTTTGCTTAGGGTTCGAGGGGCTGCAGGTAGGGCATGAGGATATATACAATCTGATTGTTTTAAATAATATATTGGGTGGAAGCATGAGCAGCCGCTTATTCCAGGATGTCAGGGAACAAAAAGGATTGGCATATTCTGTTTTCTCTTATCATTCTGCCTTCCAGGATAGCGGAATAGTGACGCTTTACGGCGGAACAGGCGCTAAACAGCTGGACGTACTGTTTGATACGATTCAGGAAACCCTTGCCACTCTTAAAAAAGAAGGCATTACAGATAAAGAGCTGAATAACAGTAAGGAACAGCTCAAAGGAAGCTTGATGCTTAGCCTTGAAAGCACAAACAGCAGGATGAGCCGTAATGGCAAAAACGAACTGCTTCTGGGCCGCCATCGTTCTATGGATGAAATTGTAGAGGAAATCGATGCAGTTTCCATGCAGGGCGTGAATGACATGGCGAATTCCATTTTCACAGATCAATACTCTGTTGCTTTAATCAGCCCGGATGGAGAACTTCCAAAAAACCTTTAA
- the pnp gene encoding polyribonucleotide nucleotidyltransferase, protein MGQDKHVYSLEWAGRKLTVEIGQLAKQANGAVLVRYGDTVVLSTATASKEPKNLDFFPLTVNYEERLYAVGKIPGGFIKREGRPSEKAILASRLIDRPIRPLFADGFRNDVQVVSMVMSVDQNCSSEMAAMFGSSLALSVSDIPFGGPIAGVSVGRIGGEFIINPSVDQAEKSDISLVVAGTKDAINMVEAGADEVPEETMLEAIMFGHEEIKRLIAFQEAIASEIGKEKMEVVLYQVDQDLEAEVRGICEKDMIQAIQVQEKHAREAAIKAVKEEITAKYVGEEADEDKLKQIRQILDKIVKAEVRRLITEDKVRPDGRGLDVIRPLSSEVGLLPRTHGSGLFTRGQTQALSICTLGALGDVQILDGLGIEEEKRFMHHYNFPNFSVGETGPIRGPGRREIGHGALGERALEPIIPSEKDFPYTIRLVSEVLESNGSTSQASICASTLAMMDAGVPIKAPVAGIAMGLIKSGEHYSILTDIQGMEDHLGDMDFKVAGTSKGVTALQMDIKIEGLSREILEEALQQAKKGRIQILDSMLSTIGQPRKELSEYAPKILMMSINPDKIRDVIGPSGKQINKIIEETGVKIDIEQDGTVFISSVDEEMNQKAKKIIEDIVREVEVGQMYLGKVKRIEKFGAFVEIFSGKDGLVHISELAEERVGKVEDVVSIGDELLVKVTEIDKQGRVNLSRKAVLREQREQKEKAQQ, encoded by the coding sequence ATGGGACAAGATAAACATGTCTACAGCCTTGAGTGGGCTGGGCGCAAATTGACCGTTGAGATTGGCCAGCTGGCTAAACAGGCTAACGGTGCGGTTTTAGTGCGCTATGGCGATACTGTAGTATTAAGTACTGCTACAGCATCAAAAGAACCGAAAAATCTGGATTTCTTTCCGCTGACAGTTAACTATGAAGAACGTTTATATGCTGTTGGTAAGATTCCGGGCGGTTTTATTAAGAGAGAGGGCCGTCCAAGTGAAAAAGCGATTTTGGCCAGCCGATTGATTGACAGGCCAATCCGTCCATTATTCGCTGACGGTTTCAGAAATGATGTACAGGTTGTAAGCATGGTGATGAGTGTGGATCAAAACTGCTCATCTGAAATGGCTGCAATGTTTGGTTCATCATTAGCCCTTTCTGTGTCGGATATTCCATTTGGCGGACCGATTGCAGGGGTCAGCGTAGGGCGCATCGGTGGAGAATTCATCATTAATCCATCTGTGGACCAGGCTGAAAAGAGCGATATCAGCCTTGTTGTAGCCGGTACAAAAGATGCGATTAACATGGTAGAAGCAGGTGCAGATGAAGTGCCTGAAGAAACAATGCTTGAAGCGATTATGTTTGGCCATGAGGAAATTAAACGCCTTATTGCTTTCCAGGAAGCAATTGCATCTGAAATCGGCAAAGAAAAAATGGAAGTTGTTTTATACCAGGTTGACCAGGACCTTGAGGCTGAAGTTCGCGGCATCTGTGAGAAAGATATGATTCAAGCAATCCAGGTGCAGGAGAAGCATGCCCGTGAAGCTGCCATTAAAGCAGTTAAAGAAGAAATTACAGCTAAATATGTAGGTGAAGAAGCAGACGAAGACAAGCTGAAGCAAATCAGGCAGATCCTTGATAAAATTGTTAAAGCTGAAGTGCGACGTCTAATCACAGAAGATAAAGTTCGCCCGGATGGACGTGGACTGGATGTTATCCGCCCGCTATCATCAGAGGTAGGCCTTCTTCCGCGCACACATGGTTCCGGTTTATTTACACGCGGACAAACTCAGGCTCTGAGCATTTGTACCTTAGGAGCTCTTGGCGACGTACAGATTCTTGATGGGCTGGGAATTGAAGAAGAAAAGAGATTCATGCACCACTACAACTTCCCTAACTTCAGTGTAGGTGAAACTGGGCCAATCAGAGGGCCAGGACGCCGCGAAATCGGGCATGGAGCTCTTGGAGAACGTGCTCTTGAGCCGATTATTCCTTCTGAAAAGGATTTCCCTTATACGATCCGTCTTGTATCTGAGGTATTGGAATCCAATGGTTCAACATCACAGGCAAGTATTTGTGCAAGTACATTGGCTATGATGGATGCCGGTGTGCCTATTAAAGCGCCAGTTGCCGGTATAGCAATGGGTCTTATTAAATCAGGCGAGCATTATTCAATTCTGACTGACATTCAGGGTATGGAAGACCACCTTGGCGACATGGACTTCAAAGTGGCGGGTACTTCCAAGGGTGTTACTGCCCTCCAAATGGATATCAAAATTGAAGGCTTGTCACGTGAGATTCTTGAGGAAGCATTGCAGCAGGCGAAAAAAGGCCGCATACAGATACTTGATTCCATGCTGAGCACTATTGGGCAGCCAAGAAAAGAGCTGTCTGAATATGCTCCTAAGATTCTGATGATGTCAATCAACCCTGATAAAATCCGCGATGTTATTGGGCCAAGCGGAAAGCAGATCAATAAGATTATTGAAGAAACAGGCGTTAAGATTGATATCGAACAAGATGGAACAGTATTCATCTCATCTGTAGATGAAGAGATGAATCAAAAAGCGAAGAAGATTATTGAAGATATCGTACGTGAAGTGGAAGTTGGACAAATGTATCTTGGCAAGGTGAAACGAATTGAGAAATTCGGTGCATTTGTTGAAATCTTCTCCGGTAAAGATGGATTGGTTCATATTTCTGAACTTGCTGAAGAGCGTGTAGGAAAAGTGGAAGATGTTGTATCCATCGGTGACGAACTTCTAGTAAAAGTTACTGAAATTGATAAGCAAGGCCGCGTAAACCTTTCCCGCAAAGCCGTATTGCGTGAACAGCGTGAGCAAAAGGAAAAAGCACAGCAATAA
- the dapG gene encoding aspartate kinase, whose protein sequence is MNIIVQKYGGTSVRDENSRGHALKHIKKALADGYKVAVVVSAMGRKGDPYATDTLLSLVEGNNSKISRRETDLLLSCGEVISSIVFSNMLNEHGITAAALTGAQAGFRTNNDHTNAKIIDMKCDRLLKELENHDVIVVAGFQGSSKTGDVTTIGRGGSDTSAAALGAALNAEWIDIFTDVEGIMTADPRIAENARPLSVVTYTEVCNMAYQGAKVIHPRAVEIAMQAKIPIRIRSTYSDSLGTLVTTLNKNRRGTDIKERSVTGIAHVSNVTQIKVLAKKDQYDLQSEVFKAMANQGISVDFINIYPNGVNYTVTEEMTDKAISILKGLGHDPLVERECAKVSVVGAGMQGVPGVASRIVTALSEQGIRILQSADSHTTIWVLVKQADLVKSVNALHDAFRLEEDLAEYERTDI, encoded by the coding sequence ATGAATATCATCGTTCAAAAATATGGAGGCACATCAGTCCGCGATGAAAATAGCCGCGGACATGCGCTTAAGCACATAAAAAAAGCGCTGGCTGATGGATATAAGGTTGCTGTCGTTGTTTCGGCGATGGGCCGAAAAGGCGATCCTTATGCAACAGATACACTGCTTTCGCTTGTAGAAGGCAATAACAGCAAGATCAGCAGACGCGAAACGGATCTGCTTTTATCCTGCGGTGAAGTTATCTCAAGTATCGTTTTTTCAAACATGCTAAATGAACATGGAATCACAGCAGCAGCTCTAACAGGGGCACAGGCAGGATTTAGAACAAATAATGATCATACAAATGCAAAAATTATCGATATGAAATGCGACAGACTTTTGAAAGAGCTTGAGAATCACGATGTTATCGTCGTCGCAGGATTTCAGGGTTCTTCTAAAACCGGTGATGTCACCACGATTGGAAGGGGCGGCAGTGATACCTCCGCAGCGGCACTTGGCGCAGCCTTAAATGCCGAGTGGATTGATATCTTTACTGATGTGGAAGGCATCATGACTGCTGATCCGCGCATTGCTGAAAACGCACGCCCATTATCAGTTGTCACTTATACGGAAGTATGCAATATGGCGTATCAGGGTGCTAAGGTGATTCACCCGCGTGCTGTCGAAATTGCCATGCAGGCCAAGATTCCGATCCGAATCCGCTCAACATACTCCGACAGTCTCGGAACGCTTGTCACAACATTGAATAAGAACAGACGCGGAACAGATATTAAAGAGCGCTCGGTAACTGGAATTGCCCACGTATCCAACGTGACACAAATAAAGGTTCTTGCGAAGAAAGACCAATATGATCTTCAGTCAGAGGTCTTTAAAGCCATGGCAAACCAGGGGATCAGCGTTGACTTTATCAATATATATCCAAATGGCGTCAACTACACCGTTACGGAAGAAATGACGGATAAAGCGATTAGTATTCTAAAGGGCCTGGGTCACGATCCGCTGGTTGAAAGAGAGTGCGCAAAGGTTTCGGTTGTCGGTGCAGGAATGCAGGGTGTACCCGGCGTGGCTTCACGAATCGTGACGGCATTGTCCGAGCAGGGAATTCGCATCTTGCAATCTGCAGACAGCCATACAACAATATGGGTTCTGGTGAAGCAGGCAGATTTGGTAAAGTCTGTTAATGCATTGCACGATGCTTTTCGCCTGGAAGAAGATTTGGCAGAATATGAGAGAACAGACATTTAA
- the asd gene encoding aspartate-semialdehyde dehydrogenase: MEQKKGFHVAVVGATGAVGQQMIQTLENRDFPISELTLLSSARSAGSKVAFKGQEYTVQEAKPESFKGVDIALFSAGGSVSQELAPHAVEHGAIVVDNTSAFRMDPNVPLVVPEVNEDDLHTHNGIIANPNCSTIQMVVALKPVKEKYGLKKVIVSTYQAVSGSGAAAVQELNEQTKAIINNEDYEPAILPVKSDKKHYQIAFNAIPQIDKFQDNGYTFEEMKMINETKKIMHMSDLQVAATCVRLPVATGHSESLYFEVETDSVTANEIKSLLENAPGVVLQDDPDNQIYPMPADCVGKNDVFVGRIRKDLDEDKGFHMWVVSDNLLKGAAWNSVQIAESLIKLGIVK; encoded by the coding sequence TTGGAACAGAAAAAAGGATTTCATGTCGCGGTAGTTGGAGCAACTGGTGCAGTTGGCCAGCAAATGATCCAAACACTTGAAAATAGAGATTTTCCGATCTCTGAATTAACACTTTTATCATCAGCCCGTTCTGCAGGCTCGAAGGTAGCGTTCAAGGGCCAGGAGTATACGGTTCAGGAAGCAAAGCCAGAGAGCTTTAAAGGCGTGGACATCGCATTATTCAGTGCCGGCGGAAGCGTATCCCAGGAACTTGCTCCTCATGCGGTTGAACATGGTGCCATTGTGGTAGACAACACAAGTGCATTCCGTATGGATCCAAATGTGCCTCTTGTCGTACCTGAAGTAAATGAAGACGACCTTCATACGCATAATGGCATTATCGCCAATCCAAACTGTTCTACGATTCAAATGGTAGTTGCGCTAAAGCCGGTTAAAGAAAAATACGGTTTGAAAAAAGTAATTGTTTCTACTTACCAGGCTGTTTCAGGTTCAGGAGCAGCTGCAGTTCAAGAGCTGAATGAGCAGACAAAAGCCATTATAAATAATGAAGACTATGAGCCTGCAATTCTTCCTGTTAAGAGCGATAAAAAACACTATCAGATTGCTTTCAATGCGATTCCGCAAATTGATAAGTTTCAGGATAATGGCTACACTTTTGAAGAAATGAAAATGATCAATGAGACAAAGAAAATCATGCATATGTCCGATTTGCAAGTGGCTGCTACATGTGTGCGTCTCCCAGTGGCAACTGGACACTCAGAGTCCCTTTATTTTGAAGTGGAAACAGACAGCGTTACTGCAAATGAAATAAAGAGTCTTCTTGAAAATGCACCAGGTGTTGTCCTGCAGGATGATCCGGATAACCAGATTTACCCGATGCCTGCTGATTGTGTCGGTAAAAATGATGTGTTTGTCGGCCGTATCCGCAAAGATTTGGATGAGGATAAAGGCTTCCATATGTGGGTGGTTTCTGATAATCTTCTTAAAGGGGCAGCATGGAATTCCGTGCAGATCGCCGAAAGCTTAATTAAACTTGGGATAGTGAAATAG
- a CDS encoding polysaccharide deacetylase family protein, with translation MRKFIHIAIMFVIALAFINNPFTDQYVSGLKQETGAVTVSKAKDSLYEEIAARKEEYSIPAQDAKIDPVWKAIPGLNGIEIDVEASYKKMKSEKEFIEDKLVFKQIQPKVKLKDLPPSPVYKGHPDKPMVSFIINVAWGNEYLSGMLATLKEHNVSASFFLEGRWVKNNPELARMIMDAGHEVGNHSYTHPDMKVISSAKTREEIQKTNDVIEATMDEKLNKPITWFAPPSGSYRDETVKIAAEKNLGTVMWTVDTVDWKKPPPDVLINRVLSKVHNGALILMHPTDSTEKSLDRLITGLKQKNLQIGTVSELLSEKRIQNRENNNQDFGKNNNNNIN, from the coding sequence ATGAGAAAGTTTATCCATATTGCTATCATGTTTGTTATAGCACTTGCTTTTATCAATAATCCTTTTACTGATCAGTATGTATCAGGCCTCAAACAGGAGACGGGAGCCGTAACTGTTTCCAAGGCTAAGGATTCACTTTATGAAGAGATTGCAGCAAGAAAAGAGGAATACAGCATTCCTGCACAGGATGCAAAAATAGACCCTGTATGGAAAGCCATTCCAGGGCTTAACGGAATTGAAATAGATGTTGAGGCATCTTATAAAAAGATGAAATCAGAGAAAGAGTTCATTGAAGATAAGCTTGTATTTAAACAAATTCAACCGAAGGTGAAGTTAAAGGACCTTCCTCCGTCACCTGTATATAAAGGCCATCCCGATAAACCGATGGTCAGTTTCATTATTAATGTGGCTTGGGGAAATGAATATTTGTCAGGTATGCTGGCCACTTTAAAGGAACATAATGTGTCAGCAAGTTTTTTTCTTGAAGGAAGATGGGTAAAGAATAATCCGGAACTTGCCAGAATGATTATGGATGCAGGACATGAAGTGGGCAACCATTCGTACACTCATCCGGATATGAAAGTGATTTCTTCGGCTAAGACAAGGGAAGAAATCCAAAAGACAAATGATGTGATTGAAGCCACGATGGATGAAAAGCTGAATAAGCCAATTACATGGTTTGCTCCTCCAAGCGGCAGCTATAGGGATGAAACAGTGAAGATTGCTGCTGAGAAGAATCTCGGCACCGTTATGTGGACTGTTGATACAGTGGATTGGAAAAAGCCACCCCCTGATGTGCTGATAAATAGGGTGTTATCAAAGGTCCATAATGGAGCACTGATTCTGATGCACCCTACTGACTCCACCGAAAAATCACTCGATAGACTTATAACGGGGCTTAAGCAGAAGAACCTGCAGATTGGAACAGTATCTGAATTGTTAAGCGAGAAGAGAATTCAGAATCGGGAAAATAATAATCAGGATTTTGGAAAAAATAACAATAATAATATAAACTAA
- the ribF gene encoding bifunctional riboflavin kinase/FAD synthetase, with protein MEVIHIHHPHRLDRTDMPEMAIALGYFDGVHLGHQKVIREAKSLAEQKGLKSAVMTFDPHPSVVLGKSVQHVEYITPLEDKIAIMADLGIDYLIIINFTREFANLLPQEFVDQYLIGLNAKYVVAGFDYSYGRMGRGTMETLLFHSRDQFEYSVVAKLAKEDEKISSTLIRKYIREGKTAELPDLLGRYYKTSGIVIHGDKRGRTIGFPTANVDVSDDCIIPPPGVYAVRFSVDGSWYEGVCNVGYKPTFNKEKGDRPSVEVHIFDFSSDIYGRKVTVEWHKHLRSERKFAGVQELIAQIAKDKQQTEQYFEKNRV; from the coding sequence ATGGAAGTTATTCATATACATCATCCCCACCGATTGGATAGAACCGACATGCCTGAAATGGCAATAGCACTTGGATATTTTGATGGTGTTCATTTGGGTCATCAGAAAGTCATCCGTGAAGCAAAATCTTTAGCTGAACAAAAAGGATTAAAAAGTGCTGTTATGACATTTGACCCGCATCCATCGGTTGTTTTGGGGAAAAGCGTTCAGCATGTGGAGTATATTACGCCTCTTGAGGATAAAATTGCTATCATGGCTGATCTGGGCATAGATTATTTGATTATCATCAATTTTACAAGGGAATTTGCAAATCTTCTGCCACAGGAGTTTGTTGATCAATACCTGATTGGTCTTAATGCAAAGTATGTCGTAGCAGGCTTTGATTATTCTTATGGGCGGATGGGGCGCGGCACAATGGAAACACTGTTGTTCCATTCGAGGGATCAATTTGAATATTCGGTGGTTGCAAAGCTTGCAAAAGAAGATGAAAAAATCAGCTCTACGCTAATAAGGAAATACATCCGGGAAGGGAAAACAGCTGAGCTTCCCGACCTTTTAGGAAGATATTATAAAACATCAGGAATCGTTATCCATGGCGATAAGAGAGGCCGTACAATCGGCTTTCCTACGGCGAACGTGGATGTTTCTGATGACTGCATCATTCCTCCGCCCGGTGTATATGCTGTGAGATTCTCAGTAGATGGAAGCTGGTATGAAGGTGTCTGCAATGTTGGCTACAAACCTACCTTTAATAAGGAAAAAGGGGACAGGCCGTCTGTTGAAGTCCATATTTTTGATTTCTCTTCAGATATTTATGGCAGGAAAGTTACTGTTGAATGGCATAAACATCTTAGAAGCGAAAGGAAGTTTGCTGGCGTTCAGGAATTAATCGCCCAAATTGCGAAGGATAAACAGCAGACTGAGCAATATTTTGAGAAAAACAGGGTTTAG
- a CDS encoding YlmC/YmxH family sporulation protein, producing MRLSELSGKEIVDVKRAERLGVLGQTDLEINEKNGQIQALLIPSLKWFGFKRQGDEIRVSWQHIRKIGNDMIIIDIPENADQQE from the coding sequence ATGAGATTAAGTGAGCTGAGCGGAAAGGAAATCGTGGATGTGAAGCGTGCGGAACGGCTGGGGGTACTTGGGCAGACAGATCTTGAAATAAATGAAAAAAATGGACAGATCCAGGCATTGCTCATCCCTTCATTAAAGTGGTTCGGCTTCAAGCGCCAAGGAGACGAAATCCGGGTTTCATGGCAGCATATAAGGAAAATTGGCAATGACATGATCATTATTGATATTCCGGAAAATGCTGATCAGCAGGAATAG
- the dpaA gene encoding dipicolinic acid synthetase subunit A: MLTGTQIAVIGGDARQLEIIRKLTELDAKLSLIGFEQLDHAFSGAVKEKIDEVDFSNIDGIILPVPGTGLEGQIETIFSNEKVTFEEEILSQTPAHCTVYSGITNSYLTGVTKSADRRLVQLFERDDVAIYNSIPTVEGTIMMAIQHTDFTIHGSNIAVIGLGRVGMSVARTFHALGAKVKVGARKSEHIARITEMGLTPFNLKEIEDAVKDVDICINTAPHLVVTASVISKMPTHTLIIDLASKPGGTDFRYAEKRGVKALLAPGLPGIVAPKTAGQILANVLSQLIMEDLQKRKGNTI, encoded by the coding sequence ATGCTGACAGGAACCCAAATAGCAGTCATCGGCGGTGATGCACGGCAGCTGGAAATCATCCGGAAACTGACTGAGCTTGATGCAAAGCTCTCATTAATTGGATTTGAGCAGCTGGATCATGCGTTCTCTGGTGCGGTAAAAGAAAAAATAGATGAAGTGGATTTTTCCAATATAGACGGGATTATCCTGCCTGTTCCCGGCACGGGTCTGGAGGGTCAGATCGAAACGATTTTCTCCAATGAAAAAGTGACTTTTGAAGAGGAAATTCTTTCGCAGACTCCAGCACACTGTACAGTTTATTCCGGCATAACCAATTCGTATTTAACAGGAGTTACTAAATCGGCAGACCGCCGTCTTGTTCAATTATTTGAACGGGATGATGTTGCTATTTACAATTCAATTCCAACAGTAGAAGGAACCATCATGATGGCGATCCAGCATACTGATTTCACCATTCATGGATCTAATATAGCCGTAATCGGCCTTGGCAGAGTCGGAATGAGTGTAGCAAGAACCTTTCATGCACTGGGTGCAAAAGTGAAAGTGGGGGCGAGAAAAAGTGAACACATTGCCCGGATAACGGAAATGGGTCTTACCCCATTCAACCTGAAAGAGATTGAGGATGCGGTAAAAGATGTTGATATTTGCATAAATACAGCTCCTCATTTAGTTGTAACAGCGTCCGTCATTTCGAAAATGCCTACACATACGCTTATCATTGACCTGGCTTCAAAGCCCGGAGGAACCGACTTCCGCTACGCGGAAAAACGGGGAGTGAAAGCGCTGCTCGCACCAGGCCTGCCTGGAATTGTTGCTCCGAAAACAGCCGGGCAAATCTTGGCGAATGTTCTTTCTCAATTGATTATGGAAGATTTGCAAAAGAGAAAGGGGAATACAATATGA
- the dpaB gene encoding dipicolinate synthase subunit B: MSLKGKRIGFGLTGSHCTYDAVFPEIERLVLAGAEVLPVVTFTVKSTETRFGKGEDWVQRIEDLTGNKVIDSIVKAEPLGPKIPLDCMVIAPLTGNTMSKFANAMTDSPVLMAAKATLRNGKPVVLGISTNDALGLNGVNLMRLMATKNIYFIPYGQDDPVKKPNSMVARMTALSDTVLQAMEGKQLQPVLVERYKDES, encoded by the coding sequence ATGAGTTTGAAAGGAAAAAGAATCGGATTTGGCTTAACAGGATCACATTGCACGTACGATGCAGTGTTCCCGGAAATAGAAAGGCTTGTTCTTGCAGGGGCTGAAGTGCTTCCGGTCGTTACCTTTACGGTAAAGAGCACTGAGACTAGATTCGGGAAAGGGGAAGACTGGGTTCAAAGAATTGAAGATCTGACTGGCAATAAAGTGATCGATTCAATTGTGAAAGCGGAGCCGCTTGGACCTAAGATTCCTCTGGATTGTATGGTGATTGCCCCGCTTACTGGAAATACCATGAGCAAATTTGCCAATGCCATGACCGATTCGCCCGTGCTGATGGCAGCAAAGGCAACCCTAAGAAACGGCAAACCAGTTGTGCTTGGTATCTCCACAAATGATGCACTCGGTTTAAATGGGGTAAACTTAATGAGACTAATGGCTACGAAAAATATTTATTTTATCCCTTATGGCCAGGATGATCCTGTGAAGAAGCCAAATTCAATGGTGGCAAGAATGACAGCATTATCTGACACAGTGCTTCAAGCCATGGAAGGCAAGCAGCTGCAGCCTGTTTTAGTGGAAAGATATAAAGACGAAAGTTAG
- the rpsO gene encoding 30S ribosomal protein S15 produces MAITKERKNELINEFKTHESDTGSPEVQIAVLTEEINNLNDHLRTHKKDHHSRRGLLKMVGKRRNLLTYLRNKDVARYRELINKLGLRR; encoded by the coding sequence ATGGCAATCACTAAAGAACGTAAAAATGAGCTAATCAATGAGTTCAAAACTCATGAAAGCGACACTGGATCTCCAGAAGTTCAAATCGCTGTCCTTACTGAAGAAATCAACAATTTGAACGACCATTTACGTACTCACAAGAAAGACCACCATTCACGTCGCGGTCTTTTGAAAATGGTTGGTAAGCGCCGTAACCTATTAACTTACCTTCGCAACAAAGACGTTGCTCGTTACCGTGAGTTAATCAATAAGCTTGGCTTACGTCGATAA